One part of the Glycine soja cultivar W05 chromosome 11, ASM419377v2, whole genome shotgun sequence genome encodes these proteins:
- the LOC114372952 gene encoding protein MAIN-LIKE 2-like: protein MAEDVPQVTEDVPHMANDVAQRSEDVPQMTADVDANVAKDLSRDGAEGSHVDEGFPGGPRDPSVLTSFAELVAHAIWTGQERPELKLVSHGRKVALIGRPVPAIEGLVVATGLSPLIECSVVTDDPGLISAFVERWHRETNTFHLPVGDLAITLDDVSSLLHLPISGAFHSFEALSVDEVVFLLMEFLEVSGEEARAETSATNVHVVHLEAFRDLGQSGGYAWGATALVHMYDQLDEASWTTTRQIGGYLTLLQCWIYEHFLSVHQCVTDDAYEETSPHASRWLTTKAHMKGITGAPYRAHCDAFTVTDVCWFPYSDHRGVRGFELISSFQGQLRWGPTVVAVRPKRVLRQFGYIQSIPPSPVSVSLSYDDIDDRWMHFMHFSDHVVAVGDLCVVLGQVSADYMNWFFQISHPFMIPTQAGDQPRHAPAPNHEDYMQPDIP, encoded by the exons ATGGCGGAGGATGTTCCTCAGGTGACTGAGGATGTCCCTCATATGGCTAACGATGTTGCTCAGAGGAGTGAAGATGTGCCTCAGATGACCGCGGACGTAGATGCGAATGTTGCAAAGGACTTAAGTCGTGATGGTGCTGAGGGGTCACATGTTGAtgagggattccctggtgggCCCCGTGACCCATCAGTTCTGACTTCATTTGCGGAGCTTGTCGCACATGCCATTTGGACTGGACAG gagcgtCCTGAGCTGAAGTTGGTGTCGCACGGAAGGAAGGTGGCGTTaattgggaggccagtgcctgcGATTGAAGGGTTGGTTGTCGCTACGGGATTAAGTCCATTGATCGAGTGTTCAGTTGTAACCGacgatcctggacttatatccgcatttgtggagaggtggcacaggGAGACCaacaccttccaccttccagtAGGAGACTTGGCGATCACACTAGATGATGTTTCGTCACTCCTCCATCTCCCTATCAGTGGCGCCTTCCACAGCTTTGAGGCTCTTTCCGTGGACGAGGTGGTATTTTTGTTGATGGAGTTTCTCGAGGTGTCTGGTGAAGAGGCTAGAGCTGAGACA agtgcaacaaaTGTTCATGTGGTGCATCTAGAGGCTTTTCGCGACCTGGGTCAAAGTGGGGGCTATGCCTGGGGAGCTACGGCcctggttcatatgtatgaccagttagatgaAGCTTCTTGGACCACGACACGACAGATTGGGGGGTACCTTACTTTAttacag tgctggatctatgagcatTTTCTGAGTGTGCATCAGTGTGTCACCGATGATGCGTATGAGGAGACGTCCCCTCATGCCTCCCGGTGGCTAACGACGAAGGCTCATATGAAGGGAATTACAGGAGCTCCGTACCGGGCACATTGTGATGCTTTCACGGTCACAGACGTGTGTTGGTTTCCTTACAGTGACCATCGAGGGGTTAGGGGGTTTGAGCTGATTTCATCGTTCCAGGGTCAGCTGAGATGGGGTCCTACGGTGGTCGCAGTTCGACCGAAGAGGGTACTACGCCAGTTTGGGTACATTCAGAGCATCCCTCCGTCGCCTGTTAGTGTTTCCTTGTCATATGATGAtatagatgacaggtggatgcatttcatgcatttctCGGACCACGTAGTAGCTGTGGGTGACCTTTGTGTAGTGCTtgggcaggtatctgcggattaTATGAATTGGTTTTTCCAGATATCTCACCCATTCATGATACCGACCCAGGCAGGTGATCAGCCCAGACATGCACCTGCCCCAAACCATGAGGACTACATGCAGCCGGACATCCCATAG